One Rissa tridactyla isolate bRisTri1 chromosome 1, bRisTri1.patW.cur.20221130, whole genome shotgun sequence DNA segment encodes these proteins:
- the MKRN1 gene encoding E3 ubiquitin-protein ligase makorin-1 isoform X1 yields MAEAVALGTTAGAAAAALGTSAAAAAAGATAAAFDFAAVPPPVAGPGGGGWTKQVTCRYFMHGVCKEGDNCRYSHDLSTSQSVMVCRYYQRGCCAYGDRCRYEHTKPLKEEEVTDLDPDEKIYPSVSSDFMLLPETFEEIIAEIEDENADLAAAGVGAEDWVNAVEFVPGQPYCGRAAPSCAEAPLQELQEMVIEEEYEKQQADVEIKKELCPYAAVGECRYGENCVYIHGDVCDMCGLQVLHPIDAAQRSQHIKSCIEAHEKDMELSFAVQRSKDMVCGICMEVVYEKANPSERRFGILSNCSHTYCLKCIRKWRSAKQFESKIIKSCPECRITSNFVIPSEYWVEEKEEKQKLIQKYKEAMSNKPCRYFDEGRGSCPFGGNCFYKHAYPDGRREEPQRPKVGTSSRYRAQRRNRFWEFIEERENGDPFETDEDEVVTFELGEMLLMLLAAGGDDELTDSEDEWDLFHDELEDYYDLDL; encoded by the exons ATGGCGGAGGCGGTGGCTCTGGGAACAACGGCGGGCGCCGCGGCGGCTGCTCTGGGAACatccgccgccgcggcggcggcgggagcgacGGCCGCGGCCTTCGACTTCGCAGCGGTGCCGCCGCCCGTCGCGGGGCCGGGAGGAGGCGGCTGGACCAAGCAGGTCACTTGCAG ATATTTCATGCATGGAGTTTGCAAGGAAGGAGACAACTGTCGCTACTCCCATGACCTCTCCACGAGTCAGTCTGTCATGGTGTGCAGGTATTACCAGCGAGGATGCTGTGCTTACGGAGATCGCTGCAG ATATGAACATACCAAGCCACTGAAAGAGGAGGAAGTGACTGATTTGGATCCAGATGAAAAAATCTATCCCTCAGTATCCTCAGACTTCATGTTACTCCCTGAAACATTTGAAGAAATTATTGCTGAGATAGAAGATGAAAATGCAGATCTGGCAGCTGCAGGAGTAGGAGCTGAAGACTGGGTGAATGCTGTAGAGTTTGTCCCTGGGCAGCCATACTGTGGACGTG CTGCTCCTTCCTGTGCCGAAGCACCCTTGCAGGAATTGCAGGAAATGGTGATTGAGGAAGAATATGAAAAGCAGCAAGCAGATGTGGAGATAAAGAAAGAGCTGTGTCCCTACGCTGCAGTAGGAGAATGTCGTTATGGAGAAAACTGCGTGTATATCCATGGGGATGTGTGCGATATGTGTGGACTGCAGGTCTTGCATCCAATTGATGCTGCACAGAGATCCCAGCACATAAAG TCTTGCATTGAAGCTcacgagaaggacatggagcttTCATTTGCCGTCCAGCGTAGTAAAGACATGGTGTGCGGGATATGCATGGAGGTGGTGTATGAGAAAGCTAATCCTAGTGAGCGCCGCTTTGGGATCCTCTCCAACTGCAGCCACACTTACTGTCTCAAGTGCATCCGCAAGTGGAGGAGTGCTAAACAATTTGAGAGCAAGATTATAAA GTCCTGCCCAGAATGTCGGATCACATCTAACTTTGTCATTCCAAGTGAGTActgggtggaggagaaggaagagaagcagaaactcATTCAGAAATACAAGGAGGCAATGAG CAACAAGCCGTGCAGGTATTTTGATGAAGGCCGTGGAAGCTGTCCATTTGGAGGAAACTGTTTTTACAAGCATGCATATCCTGATGGCCGCCGAGAGGAGCCACAGAGACCCAAAGTGGGAACATCAAGTAGATACCGG GCCCAGCGGAGGAATCGGTTCTGGGAGTTCATTGAGGAGCGAGAGAACGGTGATCCGTTCGAGACCGATGAGGATGAGGTGGTGACCTTTGAGCTCGGTGAGATGTTGCTTATGCTGTTGGCAGCAGGAGGTGACGATGAGCTAACGGATTCCGAGGATGAGTGGGACTTGTTTCATGATGAGCTGGAAGATTATTACGACTTGGATCTATAG
- the MKRN1 gene encoding E3 ubiquitin-protein ligase makorin-1 isoform X2 — translation MHGVCKEGDNCRYSHDLSTSQSVMVCRYYQRGCCAYGDRCRYEHTKPLKEEEVTDLDPDEKIYPSVSSDFMLLPETFEEIIAEIEDENADLAAAGVGAEDWVNAVEFVPGQPYCGRAAPSCAEAPLQELQEMVIEEEYEKQQADVEIKKELCPYAAVGECRYGENCVYIHGDVCDMCGLQVLHPIDAAQRSQHIKSCIEAHEKDMELSFAVQRSKDMVCGICMEVVYEKANPSERRFGILSNCSHTYCLKCIRKWRSAKQFESKIIKSCPECRITSNFVIPSEYWVEEKEEKQKLIQKYKEAMSNKPCRYFDEGRGSCPFGGNCFYKHAYPDGRREEPQRPKVGTSSRYRAQRRNRFWEFIEERENGDPFETDEDEVVTFELGEMLLMLLAAGGDDELTDSEDEWDLFHDELEDYYDLDL, via the exons ATGCATGGAGTTTGCAAGGAAGGAGACAACTGTCGCTACTCCCATGACCTCTCCACGAGTCAGTCTGTCATGGTGTGCAGGTATTACCAGCGAGGATGCTGTGCTTACGGAGATCGCTGCAG ATATGAACATACCAAGCCACTGAAAGAGGAGGAAGTGACTGATTTGGATCCAGATGAAAAAATCTATCCCTCAGTATCCTCAGACTTCATGTTACTCCCTGAAACATTTGAAGAAATTATTGCTGAGATAGAAGATGAAAATGCAGATCTGGCAGCTGCAGGAGTAGGAGCTGAAGACTGGGTGAATGCTGTAGAGTTTGTCCCTGGGCAGCCATACTGTGGACGTG CTGCTCCTTCCTGTGCCGAAGCACCCTTGCAGGAATTGCAGGAAATGGTGATTGAGGAAGAATATGAAAAGCAGCAAGCAGATGTGGAGATAAAGAAAGAGCTGTGTCCCTACGCTGCAGTAGGAGAATGTCGTTATGGAGAAAACTGCGTGTATATCCATGGGGATGTGTGCGATATGTGTGGACTGCAGGTCTTGCATCCAATTGATGCTGCACAGAGATCCCAGCACATAAAG TCTTGCATTGAAGCTcacgagaaggacatggagcttTCATTTGCCGTCCAGCGTAGTAAAGACATGGTGTGCGGGATATGCATGGAGGTGGTGTATGAGAAAGCTAATCCTAGTGAGCGCCGCTTTGGGATCCTCTCCAACTGCAGCCACACTTACTGTCTCAAGTGCATCCGCAAGTGGAGGAGTGCTAAACAATTTGAGAGCAAGATTATAAA GTCCTGCCCAGAATGTCGGATCACATCTAACTTTGTCATTCCAAGTGAGTActgggtggaggagaaggaagagaagcagaaactcATTCAGAAATACAAGGAGGCAATGAG CAACAAGCCGTGCAGGTATTTTGATGAAGGCCGTGGAAGCTGTCCATTTGGAGGAAACTGTTTTTACAAGCATGCATATCCTGATGGCCGCCGAGAGGAGCCACAGAGACCCAAAGTGGGAACATCAAGTAGATACCGG GCCCAGCGGAGGAATCGGTTCTGGGAGTTCATTGAGGAGCGAGAGAACGGTGATCCGTTCGAGACCGATGAGGATGAGGTGGTGACCTTTGAGCTCGGTGAGATGTTGCTTATGCTGTTGGCAGCAGGAGGTGACGATGAGCTAACGGATTCCGAGGATGAGTGGGACTTGTTTCATGATGAGCTGGAAGATTATTACGACTTGGATCTATAG